Genomic segment of Calditerricola satsumensis:
CGTACCACTCAAGCTGGACGCGGTGGCGCGCCACGAGCGCCTCGTCCGTGAGCGCGTCGATCCGGTCGGTTTTGTAGTCGAGGAGCACCAGACCGCCGTCCTCCTCGAAGAGGCAGTCGATGACGCCCTGCACGAGGACGAGGTCTCCAGCATCCGTCTCTGCGGACCGCGCCGTCCCTCTTTCCTTGAGGACATAACAGGCGCTTGCCGGCACGGCCAGCGTAAAGGGCACCTCCCGCCACACGCGCCGGGCCGCGCGCAGCCGCCGGCCAAGGGAGGTGGCGAAAAACGCGGCCAGCGCCGCCGCATCCACCCCTTCCGCCTGCTCGGCGGTCAGATGTTCGGCACGCACGAGCGCCTCCAGCTGGGCGCGAATGGCGTCCTCATCCAGCGGGCCGCTCAGGTCAAGCCGCTGCAGCACGGCGTGCACGGCGCGGCCGCGCTCGGCAGCGGACAAGGCAGGGGCGACAAACGCCGGCCGCAGGGCAAAGGCCTGCGCCAACCGGGCAGAGGGCCCTCTGCCGGGTTCCCCCGAGCCCTCTTCGCCCATCGCCTCCTCGTCGGTCGGCTCCCACGCCGCGGCGTTGAATGCTTCCTCCCCCGCTTCGGCTTGCCGTTTGAGGGCCGACACGGACAGCTTGGCCCACTGCCCTTCCGCCTCGGCATGGGGGTACCGCCATTCCAAGGCCCTCACCACCGCGTCGCGCAGCGGCGAGGTGACGGGAACGGGACGCCCCTCGGCTATCGCCGTCAGCCACGCGGCTTCCGCCTGGGATGAAGCCGACGACCCGTCGCCCAGCGCGGAAGCCGGGAGAAGGCGTACCGACCACCGCGACGGGTCGTCCTGCACGTCGGGGGGAGATGTCGGCTCCACCTGGGCCGCGCAGCGCAGGGGCGCGCCGTCGCGGTGGCGGAGGACGGCCGGCGCGATCCAGTCCAGGAAGCAGCGGGCCGCCATGCGCTCGGCAGCGGGAAGGAGCCAGTCGGACGATTCGGCGGCGCGTGCCCACCGGTCTGCCGCCTTGGCCAGGTCGCGCACGGTGCCGACGAGAATCAGCTTCTCGCGCGCCCGCGTGCAGGCAACATAGAGCAGGCGCAGCTCCTCGGCCAGGCGCTCCCGTTTGAGCCGCTGCCGGATGGCCAGCTGGGGCAGCGTCGGCCGGCGCACGCCGGCCTCCGGATCGACGTGCGCTACGCCCAAGCCCAGACGGGGATGCAGCACCACCGCCTGCCGGTCGTCCTGCTCGTTAAACCGCTTGCCCAATCCGGCCACAAACACGACGGGAAATTCCAGGCCTTTGCTCTTGTGGATGGTGAGGATGCGCACCACGTTTTCCTGTTCGCCGAGGGCCCGCGCCGCACCGAGGTCCTCCCCCTGCTCGCGAAGGGCCTCCACCATCCGCAGAAAACGGTAAAGCCCGTGGTGGCCCGCCTGGGCGAATTGGCGTGCCCGCGCGAGCAGGGCCCGCAAGTTGGCTTGGCGCTGCGGTCCGCCGGGCATCGCCCCCACGGCGTCCATATATCCGGTTTCCCGGTACAGCGTGTCGATCACGGCATCGAGGGGCCGGCGGGCGGCCAGCGTGCGCCAGCGGTCCAGATCGGCCAGCAGCGCGCGCAGCTTCTCGGCCAGCGCCGGGCGCGGGGCGTTGGACAGCGCGGCGTAGGCCTTGACCGCCTCGTAGAAGGGCCCGTCCGATTTCTGCAGGCGGATGTGGGCCAGGTCATCGGCCGAAAGCCCGACGATGGGCGAACGGAGCACGGCGGCCAGCGGAATGTCCTGGTACGGATTGTCGAGGACGGCGAGGAGGGCCAGCATCACCCGCACTTCCGTGGCATCGAAATAGCCGGTGGACAGCTCGGCATCGGCGGGAATGCCCTGGCGGTGAAACTCCTCGACCAAGAGCGGCGCCCAGGTGCGGCTTTCCCGCAGCAGCACGACAATGTCGCGGTAACAGGCCGGCCGCACGACCCGCTGTTCCTTGTCGTAGACGGAAAGCGGCGGCGCGTCC
This window contains:
- the addA gene encoding helicase-exonuclease AddAB subunit AddA gives rise to the protein MPTVPPKPEGSPWTDEQWQAICLRGANVLVTAAAGSGKTAVLTERVVRRLVDDAEPVDVDRLLVVTFSNAAAAEMRERIASRLEALLSANPTSRHLRRQLALLPRATITTIHAFCLDVVARHADALGLPPVFRVADPMEALLLEDEALEAVLEEAYRRPEGDPFFCLADWLGSERGDEPLKALVKRVHAFARSHPWPEAWLEEAARAYEEVDGERVAAWWSEWMRHVRAELAGLRDALRYALTLAQAPGGPAAYAEALQADLALLDRLVEGARSWEALASALEDATFTRLKSIRGEVDEARKARIKAIRDRVKKRVDELRQTFGSRPPEVHLADLRAMAPVVRTLVELVGAFAARYQQVKRERGLVDFADLEHGALQVLCAPAEAPHRLVPSPVAQALRRRFVEVLVDEYQDTSRVQEAILRLVARDDGRFLVGDGKQSIYRFRQADPSLFVAKSRAFCAVDDPETGTPAEERGVRIDLTRNFRSRREVVDATNFLFRQLMDDEVGEIAYDARAELVCGAAYPPADGGDYTCELVLIDRAEGGQADAETGMGDGDGAAENEAIGAGGDGGASAEEPDVAEVEAARLEARAIARAIRALTGQADAPPLSVYDKEQRVVRPACYRDIVVLLRESRTWAPLLVEEFHRQGIPADAELSTGYFDATEVRVMLALLAVLDNPYQDIPLAAVLRSPIVGLSADDLAHIRLQKSDGPFYEAVKAYAALSNAPRPALAEKLRALLADLDRWRTLAARRPLDAVIDTLYRETGYMDAVGAMPGGPQRQANLRALLARARQFAQAGHHGLYRFLRMVEALREQGEDLGAARALGEQENVVRILTIHKSKGLEFPVVFVAGLGKRFNEQDDRQAVVLHPRLGLGVAHVDPEAGVRRPTLPQLAIRQRLKRERLAEELRLLYVACTRAREKLILVGTVRDLAKAADRWARAAESSDWLLPAAERMAARCFLDWIAPAVLRHRDGAPLRCAAQVEPTSPPDVQDDPSRWSVRLLPASALGDGSSASSQAEAAWLTAIAEGRPVPVTSPLRDAVVRALEWRYPHAEAEGQWAKLSVSALKRQAEAGEEAFNAAAWEPTDEEAMGEEGSGEPGRGPSARLAQAFALRPAFVAPALSAAERGRAVHAVLQRLDLSGPLDEDAIRAQLEALVRAEHLTAEQAEGVDAAALAAFFATSLGRRLRAARRVWREVPFTLAVPASACYVLKERGTARSAETDAGDLVLVQGVIDCLFEEDGGLVLLDYKTDRIDALTDEALVARHRVQLEWYVRAASRIWRQPVRERYLVLLDGCRVIRI